A genome region from Erigeron canadensis isolate Cc75 chromosome 3, C_canadensis_v1, whole genome shotgun sequence includes the following:
- the LOC122591270 gene encoding DEAD-box ATP-dependent RNA helicase 22: MMIVIQQRSLPLFLLFNNLSKLSSSSSSLSSFRTCSLRFHHRARFRTFASAAAANENKETFYSDEAVSWSSLGIAHTLSQSLSAISLNRPSLIQAASIPAILNEKISDVIVAAETGSGKTHAYLVPLFHKHLLSHRHGDDDPPPLPIMSLVLCPNVMLCQQVVRMANSICDDKGEPLLRAAAVCGSQGWPLEKPKILVSTPAALLNYLHAIDPERRRRAEFVRHVKHVVFDEADMLLCGSFQNQVIRLINMFRFDEKVLSRAKNAPIDKTLDVESESIMQFDLEDSQDIQGNLMPEDVEHSEDGNDDGHSFQETESVTTKKRDWRRTREIYERSKQYIFVAATLPENGKRTAGGELKRLFPDATWVSGLYLHRHNPRLEQKWIEVTVDSQVDVLIDAVNHTNMLTSDNGLRRTMVFANTVEAVAAIAQVLHGAGIECYCYHSESSLEERTRNLVDFQQKGGIFVCTDAAARGTDIPNVSHVIQAEFATSAVDFLHRVGRTARAGQPGLVTSMYNESNRDLVAAVRLAGNLCEPVEKAFSRKRSFRKKLKKRGRAGTNNLRDQERIAA; the protein is encoded by the exons ATGATGATTGTTATTCAGCAGCGTTCCCTTCCattgtttcttctttttaataatctctctaaattatcttcatcatcctcTTCATTATCTTCTTTTCGTACTTGTTCCCTCCGATTCCACCACCGTGCTCGATTCAGGACTTTCGcctccgccgccgccgccaATGAAAACAAGGAGACTTTCTATTCCGACGAAGCGGTATCCTGGAGCTCCTTAGGAATTGCTCATACTTTATCTCAGTCTCTTTCCGCCATTAGCCTCAATCGCCCTTCTCTCATTCAG GCTGCTTCAATCCCTGCTATACTTAATGAAAAGATTAGTGATGTTATTGTTGCTGCCGAAACCGGTAGTGGCAAGACACATGCTTATCTTGTTCCTTTGTTTCACAAGCACCTCTTATCACATCGTCATGGTGACGATGATCCTCCTCCTCTGCCTATCATGTCTCTTGTTCTTTGCCCTAATGTTATgctatgtcagcaagttgttcgTATGGCTAATTCTATATGTGACGATAAGGGAGAACCCCTTCTTCGAGCTGCTGCCGTCTGTGGAAGTCAGGGCTGGCCGCTTGAGAAACCAAAAATATTAGTCTCAACTCCTGCAGCTCTTTTGAACTACCTTCATGCTATCGATCCTGAAAGGCGTCGTCGTGCTGAGTTTGTTCGCCATGTTAAACATGTG GTTTTCGATGAAGCAGACATGCTTCTATGTGGGAGTTTCCAAAATCAAGTTATTCGCCTTATAAACATGTTTCGTTTTGATGAAAAAGTGCTGTCAAGGGCCAAAAATGCTCCAATTGACAAGACACTGGATGTGGAGTCTGAATCCATTATGCAGTTCGACTTAGAGGACAGTCAAGACATCCAAGGTAACCTCATGCCTGAGGATGTTGAACACAGTGAGGATGGCAATGATGATGGGCATTCTTTTCAAGAAACTGAATCAGTTACTACAAAGAAGAGAGACTGGAGAAGGACCAGGGAGATATACGAACGCAGCAAGCAGTACATCTTTGTCGCAGCCACACTTCCTGAAAATGGAAAGAGAACTGCTGGTGGTGAACTCAAACGGTTGTTTCCGGATGCTACATGGGTTAGTGGGCTTTATCTCCATCGTCATAATCCAAGATTAGAGCAGAAATGGATTGAAGTCACGGTTGACTCGCAAGTGGATGTACTTATAGATGCTGTCAATCACACAAATATGTTAACATCTGATAATGGGTTGAGGCGAACAATGGTTTTCGCAAACACAGTTGAGGCTGTTGCAGCTATCGCCCAAGTCCTACACGGAGCAGGTATTGAGTGTTATTGTTATCATAGTGAGAGCTCTTTAGAAGAACGCACAAGAAATTTGGTTGATTTTCAACAAAAAGGAGGGATCTTTGTATGCACTGATGCTGCTGCTCGTGGCACTGACATTCCCAACGTTTCACATGTTATACAG GCAGAATTTGCTACATCTGCTGTAGATTTCTTACACAGGGTGGGTCGTACTGCCAGAGCCGGTCAGCCGGGCCTTGTTACAAGTATGTACAATGAGTCGAACCGTGATCTTGTTGCTGCAGTTCGTCTAGCTGGAAATCTGTGCGAGCCTGTG GAAAAGGCGTTTAGCAGGAAGAGAAGCTTCAGGAAGAAACTGAAAAAAAGAG GTAGGGCAGGAACCAACAATT